The following are encoded together in the Dyella terrae genome:
- the truD gene encoding tRNA pseudouridine(13) synthase TruD, producing MSDLELPYAYGNPPLTAVLRSTPDDFQVEEILGYDADGEGEHALLWVEKRGANTDWVARELAKFAGVPPLDVGYAGLKDRHAVTRQTFSVQLAGKPHPDWTAFPGEDAKVLAVTRHKRKLKRGALRGNRFVLVLRQVDGDRSVAEQVLTQIAQRGVPNYFGEQRFGREGGNVAQARAMFAGRRVDRDKRHFLLSAARSHIFNAVLAARVERDAWDSPMEGEIWSLAGSRSWFGPEPFDATLSQRLATGDIHPSGPLWGRDETPAKDDVAALENAIAAENADLADGLVAAKMDQERRALRMIPKDLKWRWLDDAALELSFELPAGAYATTVVRELARAG from the coding sequence ATGTCCGATCTCGAACTGCCTTATGCCTATGGCAACCCACCGCTGACCGCAGTCCTGCGCAGCACGCCCGACGATTTCCAGGTCGAGGAAATCCTCGGTTACGACGCCGACGGCGAGGGTGAACATGCCTTGCTGTGGGTGGAGAAGCGCGGTGCCAACACCGACTGGGTGGCCCGCGAGCTGGCGAAATTCGCGGGCGTTCCACCGCTGGACGTGGGCTATGCGGGACTCAAGGATCGCCACGCGGTGACGCGCCAGACGTTCTCGGTGCAGCTGGCAGGCAAGCCTCATCCGGACTGGACTGCCTTTCCTGGCGAGGACGCGAAGGTATTGGCCGTCACCCGCCACAAGCGCAAGCTCAAGCGCGGCGCCTTGCGCGGCAACCGTTTCGTGCTGGTGCTTCGCCAGGTCGACGGTGATCGCAGCGTGGCCGAGCAGGTGCTCACGCAGATCGCGCAGCGCGGCGTGCCCAACTATTTTGGCGAGCAGCGTTTCGGACGCGAGGGTGGCAACGTAGCGCAAGCGCGCGCCATGTTCGCCGGTCGTCGAGTGGATCGGGACAAGCGCCACTTCCTGCTGTCTGCAGCGCGTTCGCACATCTTCAACGCCGTGCTCGCGGCGCGCGTTGAGCGCGATGCTTGGGATTCTCCGATGGAGGGTGAGATCTGGTCGCTCGCCGGCTCACGCTCATGGTTTGGACCCGAGCCGTTCGACGCAACGTTGTCGCAGCGATTGGCGACGGGTGATATTCATCCGTCAGGTCCGTTGTGGGGGCGTGATGAAACGCCAGCGAAGGATGATGTCGCGGCGCTAGAGAATGCGATTGCGGCTGAGAATGCGGATCTGGCTGATGGGTTGGTGGCGGCGAAGATGGATCAGGAGCGTCGGGCGCTGCGGATGATTCCGAAGGACCTGAAGTGGCGTTGGTTGGATGACGCTGCGTTGGAGTTGAGTTTTGAATTGCCGGCGGGGGCTTATGCGACGACGGTGGTTCGGGAGTTGGCGCGGGCGGGTTGA
- the yhbY gene encoding ribosome assembly RNA-binding protein YhbY gives MALSPSQRRYLRSLAHDLNPVILLGAKGATEAVLKELDLALSHHELVKVKLSGGDKEERQAQIDFFTEGTRAENVHQIGHIVVLFRRNEDEPKLALPR, from the coding sequence ATGGCACTTTCCCCCTCGCAGCGCCGTTACTTGCGCAGCCTTGCGCATGATCTCAACCCCGTCATCCTGCTGGGCGCCAAGGGTGCGACTGAAGCCGTGCTCAAGGAGCTAGACCTGGCGCTGTCTCACCACGAGCTGGTCAAGGTGAAGCTGTCAGGCGGTGACAAGGAAGAGCGCCAGGCCCAGATCGACTTCTTCACCGAAGGTACCCGGGCGGAGAATGTGCATCAGATCGGCCATATCGTGGTGCTGTTCCGCCGCAACGAGGACGAGCCCAAGCTCGCCCTGCCCCGCTAA
- the ispD gene encoding 2-C-methyl-D-erythritol 4-phosphate cytidylyltransferase yields MSAGLWCVVPAAGRGTRVGGTIPKQYLPLTGRPLILHTLERLAIHPRIAGLMVVLGGNDGHWPGVDNLYGKPVLTTLGGAERCDSVLAGVRALPGDVAEDAFVLVHDAARPCVREADITRLIDIGVPAGGGLLGAPLRDTLKRANGEGRSEVTEPRDHRWRAFTPQMFRRGELAAALQSAYAAGVTVSDEAMAMERAGFAPLLVEGAEDNIKVTTATDFALAEFLLSHMK; encoded by the coding sequence ATGAGTGCGGGCCTCTGGTGCGTGGTGCCTGCGGCGGGGCGTGGCACGCGTGTAGGTGGCACCATTCCCAAACAATACCTGCCGTTGACCGGTAGGCCGCTGATCCTGCATACGCTGGAGCGGCTGGCGATCCATCCCCGCATCGCCGGACTGATGGTCGTACTGGGTGGCAACGACGGGCACTGGCCCGGCGTCGATAATCTGTACGGAAAGCCCGTACTCACCACCTTGGGCGGAGCCGAGCGCTGCGATTCCGTACTGGCTGGCGTTCGCGCCTTGCCCGGTGACGTAGCAGAAGACGCCTTCGTACTGGTACACGACGCCGCGCGTCCGTGCGTGCGCGAAGCCGACATCACGCGACTCATCGACATCGGTGTTCCCGCTGGCGGCGGCCTGCTTGGCGCACCGTTGCGCGACACGCTCAAGCGTGCGAATGGCGAGGGGCGCAGCGAAGTCACCGAGCCGCGCGACCACCGCTGGCGTGCTTTCACGCCGCAGATGTTCCGTCGTGGCGAGCTGGCTGCAGCACTGCAATCGGCTTATGCAGCCGGCGTGACGGTGAGCGACGAGGCCATGGCGATGGAGCGCGCAGGTTTTGCGCCGTTGCTGGTCGAGGGCGCCGAAGACAATATCAAGGTCACCACGGCAACGGATTTCGCATTGGCCGAATTCCTGTTGTCGCATATGAAGTGA
- the kdsA gene encoding 3-deoxy-8-phosphooctulonate synthase — translation MKLCGFEVGLDKPLFLIAGPCVVESEQLQMDTAGKLKEITGKLGINFIFKSSFDKANRSSGTSFRGPGMEAGLKILAEVKRQLGVPVLTDVHEYTPMNEVAAVVDVLQTPAFLCRQTDFIRNVARAGIPVNIKKGQFLSPWDMKNVVDKAKAVGNDDILVCERGASFGYNNLVSDMRSLSVMRDTGCPVVFDATHSVQLPGGQGTSSGGQREFVPVLARAAVAVGVAGLFAETHPDPSKALSDGPNAWPLDKMEALLETLLELDQVTKRHGFLENTVTGSQAR, via the coding sequence ATGAAGTTGTGTGGATTCGAGGTCGGCCTGGACAAGCCGCTGTTCCTGATCGCCGGTCCCTGCGTGGTCGAATCCGAACAACTGCAGATGGACACCGCCGGCAAGCTCAAGGAAATCACCGGCAAGCTCGGTATCAACTTCATCTTCAAGTCCAGCTTCGACAAGGCCAACCGCTCCTCCGGCACCAGCTTCCGCGGCCCCGGCATGGAAGCGGGTCTGAAGATCCTGGCCGAAGTGAAGCGCCAGCTTGGCGTGCCGGTGCTTACCGACGTGCACGAATACACGCCGATGAACGAAGTGGCTGCGGTTGTCGACGTGCTGCAGACGCCGGCCTTCCTGTGCCGCCAGACGGATTTCATCCGGAACGTGGCGCGCGCCGGCATTCCGGTGAACATCAAGAAAGGCCAGTTCCTGTCGCCGTGGGACATGAAGAACGTCGTCGACAAGGCCAAGGCCGTCGGCAATGACGACATCCTGGTCTGCGAGCGTGGCGCCAGCTTCGGCTACAACAACCTGGTGTCCGACATGCGTTCGTTGAGCGTGATGCGCGACACCGGTTGCCCGGTGGTGTTCGACGCCACGCACTCGGTGCAGTTGCCGGGCGGGCAGGGCACCAGTTCGGGCGGCCAGCGAGAGTTCGTGCCCGTGTTGGCGCGTGCTGCCGTGGCGGTGGGTGTGGCGGGCCTGTTTGCGGAGACGCATCCGGACCCCTCCAAGGCGCTCAGCGACGGCCCCAATGCGTGGCCGCTGGACAAGATGGAAGCATTGCTGGAAACCCTGCTCGAGCTCGATCAGGTCACCAAGCGACATGGCTTCCTGGAAAACACGGTCACCGGCAGCCAAGCACGCTGA
- the eno gene encoding phosphopyruvate hydratase: MTTQITHIHAREILDSRGNPTLEAEVTLAGGGFGRAAVPSGASTGSREAVELRDGDKSRYLGKGVKNAVLNVNNSIASELKGFDAANQGGLDAKLINLDGTPNKGKLGANAILGVSMAAAHAVAAQNRQPLWQYLATINGTTGKPGALPVPMMNIINGGAHADNNVDVQEFMVLPVGASSFAEALRAGAEIFHALKSVLKGKGLNTAVGDEGGFAPDLRSNIEALDTILEAINKAGYKAGSDILLGLDAASSEFYKNGKYDLAGEGKVYSSAEFVDLLAGWAKQYPIVTIEDGMAEGDWDGWKLLTDKIGDRIQIVGDDLFVTNPTIFQEGIDKHIANSILIKVNQIGTLSETLEAIAMADAAKYSAVISHRSGETEDTTIADIAVATTATQIKTGSLCRTDRVAKYNQLLRIEEALGSAAVYAGRNAFPNLAKLPG; the protein is encoded by the coding sequence ATGACGACCCAGATCACCCATATCCACGCACGTGAAATCCTCGATTCCCGCGGCAACCCCACGCTCGAAGCGGAAGTGACCCTGGCGGGCGGCGGCTTTGGCCGTGCAGCCGTGCCGAGCGGCGCGTCGACGGGCTCGCGTGAGGCAGTCGAACTGCGTGACGGTGACAAGTCGCGTTACCTGGGCAAGGGCGTGAAGAACGCAGTGCTCAACGTCAACAATTCCATTGCCAGCGAGCTGAAGGGTTTTGACGCTGCAAACCAGGGCGGCCTGGACGCCAAGCTGATCAACCTGGACGGCACCCCGAACAAGGGCAAGCTGGGCGCCAACGCCATCCTCGGCGTCTCTATGGCCGCCGCACACGCCGTGGCCGCGCAGAATCGTCAGCCGCTGTGGCAGTACCTCGCCACCATCAACGGCACCACCGGCAAGCCGGGTGCGCTGCCGGTGCCGATGATGAACATCATCAACGGCGGTGCGCATGCAGATAACAACGTGGACGTGCAGGAGTTCATGGTGCTGCCGGTGGGCGCGTCGAGCTTCGCCGAGGCGCTGCGCGCCGGCGCGGAAATCTTCCACGCCCTTAAGAGCGTGCTCAAGGGCAAGGGCCTGAACACGGCCGTGGGTGACGAGGGTGGTTTCGCGCCCGATCTGCGCTCGAATATCGAAGCGCTCGACACCATCCTCGAAGCGATTAACAAGGCCGGTTACAAGGCGGGTAGCGATATCCTGCTGGGCCTCGATGCCGCCAGTTCCGAGTTCTACAAGAACGGCAAGTACGACCTGGCCGGCGAAGGCAAGGTCTACAGCTCCGCCGAATTCGTCGACTTGCTGGCCGGCTGGGCGAAGCAGTATCCGATCGTCACCATCGAGGACGGCATGGCCGAAGGCGACTGGGATGGCTGGAAGCTGCTGACCGACAAGATCGGCGACCGCATCCAGATCGTCGGTGACGACCTGTTCGTGACCAACCCGACGATCTTCCAGGAAGGCATCGACAAGCACATCGCCAATTCGATCCTGATCAAAGTGAACCAGATCGGCACGCTGTCGGAGACGCTCGAAGCCATCGCGATGGCCGATGCGGCGAAGTACTCGGCCGTGATCTCGCACCGCTCGGGCGAAACGGAAGACACCACCATTGCGGACATCGCCGTGGCAACCACCGCGACCCAGATCAAGACGGGTTCGCTGTGCCGCACCGATCGCGTGGCGAAGTACAACCAGCTGCTGCGCATCGAAGAGGCACTGGGCTCGGCCGCAGTCTATGCGGGCCGTAACGCCTTCCCGAATCTCGCCAAGCTGCCGGGCTGA
- a CDS encoding protein-L-isoaspartate(D-aspartate) O-methyltransferase yields MNVHPLPPSALKGEGMTSQRARDRLVVKLKDEGIRDQRVIDVIRNTPRHHFIDQALHSRAYENTALPIGHGQTISQPWVVARMTEALLEFGVPQKVLEIGTGSGYQAVVLAQIVPQVFTVERIEELLRQARRRFRQLGLNNIRSRHDDGKLGWADEAPFDAIILTAAGDAIPHAVLDQLSPTGVLVAPVGSPSNQTLIRMRGDGQGDFVQEELAAVSFVPLLGGIG; encoded by the coding sequence ATGAACGTGCATCCGTTGCCGCCATCTGCATTGAAAGGCGAGGGCATGACCTCGCAACGCGCGCGCGATCGCCTTGTCGTGAAGCTGAAGGACGAAGGCATCCGCGATCAGCGTGTGATCGATGTGATCCGCAACACGCCGCGCCATCATTTCATCGATCAGGCGCTGCATTCGCGCGCCTATGAGAACACTGCGCTACCGATCGGTCATGGTCAGACCATTTCCCAGCCGTGGGTGGTAGCGCGCATGACCGAGGCGCTGCTCGAGTTTGGAGTGCCGCAGAAGGTGCTGGAGATCGGCACCGGTTCGGGTTACCAGGCTGTGGTGCTGGCGCAGATCGTGCCCCAGGTCTTTACGGTCGAGCGTATTGAGGAACTGCTGCGCCAGGCGCGTCGTCGTTTCCGCCAGCTCGGTCTTAACAACATCCGCTCGCGCCATGACGACGGCAAGTTGGGTTGGGCGGATGAAGCACCGTTCGACGCCATCATTCTGACGGCAGCCGGCGATGCGATTCCGCATGCCGTGCTGGACCAGCTCAGCCCGACCGGTGTGCTCGTGGCGCCGGTGGGTTCACCCAGCAACCAGACGCTGATCCGCATGCGTGGCGACGGGCAGGGCGATTTTGTCCAAGAGGAACTGGCCGCGGTCAGTTTCGTGCCCCTGCTCGGCGGCATCGGCTGA
- the ftsB gene encoding cell division protein FtsB translates to MVRWVALILILLLIALQVKLWNGHGGVHEVETLRAAVKKQGEDNDKLTTRNQALGADVSDLKHGEQAVEARARAELGLIKPGETFYQVVEKPGTAEAPAPTSSTSGNP, encoded by the coding sequence ATGGTGCGTTGGGTCGCCCTGATCCTGATCCTTCTGCTGATCGCCCTGCAGGTAAAACTGTGGAACGGTCATGGCGGCGTGCACGAAGTGGAAACACTGCGTGCCGCCGTCAAAAAGCAGGGTGAGGACAACGACAAGCTGACCACGCGAAACCAGGCCCTGGGTGCGGACGTGAGCGACCTCAAGCATGGCGAGCAAGCCGTGGAGGCTCGCGCCCGCGCCGAGCTCGGCCTGATCAAGCCGGGCGAAACGTTCTATCAGGTCGTCGAAAAGCCGGGCACCGCCGAAGCGCCCGCGCCCACCAGTTCGACCAGCGGTAACCCATGA
- a CDS encoding Smr/MutS family protein, translated as MKHRPPTPVSDDDTRLFREAIGDVKPFDPVAPAPAAPKPEPHPYMLEADEAAVPGELLDMAFDPTLIEVGEELSYLRDGYSPKLLRQLKRGQYSVQDEIDLHQMNAATAQACIVDFLAEAKHQGIRCVRIVHGKGLRSRAAGPVLKALTDRMLRRRDDVVAFASARPMQGGTGAVVVLLKG; from the coding sequence ATGAAACATCGTCCGCCCACCCCGGTTTCAGACGACGACACCCGCCTGTTCCGCGAGGCCATCGGCGACGTCAAACCGTTCGACCCGGTCGCGCCAGCGCCGGCCGCCCCCAAGCCTGAGCCGCATCCGTACATGCTGGAAGCGGACGAAGCCGCCGTGCCGGGCGAACTACTCGACATGGCGTTCGATCCAACGCTGATCGAGGTGGGCGAGGAACTGAGTTACCTCAGAGACGGCTATTCACCCAAGCTGCTGCGCCAGCTCAAGCGCGGCCAATACAGCGTCCAGGACGAGATCGACCTGCATCAGATGAACGCAGCCACCGCGCAAGCCTGCATTGTGGATTTCCTGGCGGAAGCGAAGCACCAGGGCATTCGTTGCGTGCGCATCGTGCATGGCAAGGGGTTGCGGTCGCGGGCGGCCGGTCCCGTGCTCAAGGCACTGACGGATCGGATGCTTCGCCGACGGGACGATGTGGTGGCGTTTGCTTCGGCGCGGCCGATGCAGGGGGGAACGGGGGCGGTGGTGGTGCTTTTGAAGGGGTAA
- the surE gene encoding 5'/3'-nucleotidase SurE — protein sequence MRVLVSNDDGVDAPGIRVLAERLGAIGQVTVVAPDRDRSGASNSLTLDAPIRALRMDNGYYRVAGTPTDCVHLALAGMLDHEPDMVVSGINNSANLGDDVIYSGTVSAAMEGRFLGLPAIAVSLVSKDHKGEHYDSAANAVLLLMQRLRVDPLPADTILNVNVPDLPWDQICGFEVTRLGKRHRAEPCIKQTDPRGKEIWWIGPAGDVDDAGPGTDFNAVRRGYVSVTPIHVDLTRFQALEKVSSWVGALNQGVAAGKPADEAA from the coding sequence ATGCGAGTTCTGGTTTCAAACGACGACGGGGTGGATGCACCGGGCATCCGCGTGCTCGCCGAGCGCCTTGGCGCGATCGGCCAGGTGACCGTAGTGGCGCCTGATCGCGATCGCTCCGGCGCCAGCAATTCCCTCACGCTGGATGCGCCTATCCGTGCGTTGCGCATGGACAACGGCTACTACCGTGTTGCTGGCACGCCGACCGACTGCGTGCACTTGGCGCTGGCGGGCATGCTCGACCATGAGCCCGACATGGTGGTATCTGGCATCAACAATTCCGCCAACCTTGGCGATGACGTCATCTATTCGGGCACGGTGTCGGCCGCGATGGAGGGGCGTTTCCTCGGCTTGCCGGCCATCGCGGTGTCGCTGGTCAGCAAGGATCACAAGGGCGAGCACTACGACTCGGCCGCCAACGCCGTGCTGCTGCTCATGCAGCGCCTGCGGGTCGATCCGCTTCCGGCGGACACCATCCTCAACGTCAACGTGCCCGACCTGCCATGGGATCAGATCTGCGGTTTTGAGGTGACGCGCCTGGGCAAGCGCCATCGTGCGGAGCCGTGCATCAAGCAGACCGATCCGCGTGGCAAGGAAATCTGGTGGATCGGCCCAGCCGGTGACGTGGATGATGCAGGCCCCGGTACGGACTTCAACGCTGTGCGTCGCGGTTACGTATCGGTCACGCCCATCCATGTCGACCTGACGCGCTTCCAGGCATTGGAGAAGGTCAGTAGTTGGGTGGGTGCATTGAACCAGGGCGTGGCAGCCGGCAAGCCCGCCGACGAGGCAGCATGA
- a CDS encoding Mth938-like domain-containing protein, giving the protein MDLSLDRPGNYLFVRRVGPRSIFVVDRELTTSFLLSPERAIENWPVTAASELEASHVDAILELKPEVVLLGTGERQVFPAHAFMAGLLRKGVGIEVMDNAAAARTYDLLAGESRRVVVAFILPAQ; this is encoded by the coding sequence ATGGACCTGTCGCTCGATCGTCCCGGCAATTACCTGTTCGTTCGGCGGGTCGGCCCCCGTTCGATCTTCGTTGTCGATCGCGAGCTCACCACGAGCTTTCTTCTTTCGCCTGAGCGCGCCATCGAGAATTGGCCGGTAACGGCCGCGAGCGAACTCGAGGCCAGCCATGTCGACGCGATCCTCGAACTGAAGCCCGAAGTGGTGCTTCTAGGCACGGGCGAACGACAGGTCTTTCCCGCTCACGCCTTCATGGCCGGCCTACTGCGCAAGGGCGTAGGCATAGAAGTAATGGACAACGCGGCTGCGGCCCGAACTTATGACCTGTTGGCCGGCGAGAGCCGGCGGGTGGTTGTGGCCTTTATTCTGCCGGCCCAATAA
- the ispF gene encoding 2-C-methyl-D-erythritol 2,4-cyclodiphosphate synthase, whose translation MRIGQGFDVHIFGEGDHVMLGGVRVPHTRGIVAHSDGDVVIHALCDAIFGALALGDIGRHFPPSQEQWRNADSRIFLRHAAKLMRDQGYALGNADVTVICEAPKVGPHSLAMREAVAEELGCELDRISVKATTTEKLGFTGRGEGIAAQACVLLVLA comes from the coding sequence ATGCGGATCGGACAGGGCTTCGACGTCCATATCTTCGGCGAAGGCGACCACGTGATGCTTGGCGGTGTACGCGTGCCGCACACACGCGGCATCGTGGCCCACTCCGATGGCGACGTGGTCATCCATGCACTGTGTGATGCCATCTTCGGCGCGCTCGCACTGGGCGACATCGGCCGGCATTTTCCACCCAGCCAAGAACAGTGGCGCAACGCGGACAGCCGGATATTCCTGCGTCACGCGGCCAAGCTGATGCGTGATCAGGGGTATGCGCTGGGTAACGCCGACGTCACCGTCATTTGCGAAGCGCCCAAGGTGGGGCCTCATTCCCTCGCCATGCGCGAAGCCGTTGCCGAAGAGTTGGGCTGCGAGCTCGACCGTATCAGCGTTAAGGCCACGACCACTGAGAAGCTCGGCTTCACGGGTCGCGGCGAGGGCATCGCGGCGCAAGCCTGCGTGTTGCTGGTTCTGGCGTAA
- a CDS encoding peptidoglycan DD-metalloendopeptidase family protein: MLTTMNGYLRSLTLTSAILLVACGTQRSVVVEPAANSSSRVVAPSARSAPGGTYKVMKGDTLYSIAFRNGVDFRDLAGWNHIDSPYTIWPGQELQLAPANGRPPAAAAMHTAAVVTTAKPVASAGHVVSSTQDTQQGGQPAATVAADVASVGAPAAAASTAAPAHSATTPAAATTPVVPVAGAPAATASNTPPPAPPVPAAPGATRSNGGVTWRWPADGTLIKRFQSGDAIPGIEIGGKTGDPVRAAADGVVVYSGNGLVGYGELVIVKHNDSYLSAYGHNSKRLVKEGQRVTAGQQIAEMGSTGSSRDELQFQIRKDGNPVDPMGYLPSR, encoded by the coding sequence ATGCTGACCACCATGAATGGATATCTCCGGTCGCTGACCCTCACCTCCGCCATCCTGCTGGTTGCCTGTGGCACCCAGCGGTCCGTCGTCGTGGAGCCGGCAGCCAATAGCTCGTCGCGCGTTGTCGCCCCTTCAGCCCGATCCGCACCGGGCGGAACCTACAAGGTGATGAAGGGCGATACGCTTTATTCGATCGCCTTCCGCAATGGCGTGGACTTCCGCGACCTGGCCGGCTGGAATCACATCGATTCGCCCTACACGATCTGGCCGGGGCAGGAGCTGCAACTGGCTCCCGCCAACGGCAGGCCGCCTGCCGCGGCAGCCATGCACACCGCTGCGGTCGTGACGACCGCCAAGCCGGTGGCATCCGCTGGCCATGTCGTCTCGTCGACCCAGGACACTCAGCAGGGCGGACAGCCGGCAGCAACGGTGGCGGCCGATGTGGCGTCGGTCGGAGCTCCCGCAGCGGCCGCCAGCACAGCGGCTCCTGCACATTCGGCAACCACGCCAGCGGCTGCGACCACCCCGGTGGTTCCGGTGGCTGGCGCGCCTGCTGCCACCGCCAGCAATACACCCCCGCCGGCACCGCCTGTGCCAGCAGCGCCCGGGGCAACCCGCAGTAATGGCGGCGTGACCTGGCGCTGGCCTGCGGACGGCACGCTCATTAAGCGCTTCCAGTCGGGTGATGCCATTCCTGGCATCGAGATCGGCGGCAAGACGGGCGACCCTGTGCGGGCAGCGGCCGATGGCGTGGTCGTGTACAGCGGCAACGGTCTGGTGGGCTATGGCGAGTTGGTCATCGTCAAGCACAACGACAGCTACCTGTCGGCTTATGGCCACAACAGCAAGCGACTGGTGAAGGAAGGCCAGCGCGTCACGGCGGGTCAGCAGATCGCGGAAATGGGTTCCACAGGCTCGTCGCGCGACGAACTCCAGTTCCAGATCCGTAAGGACGGCAACCCGGTCGACCCGATGGGCTATCTGCCATCGCGGTGA
- a CDS encoding YqaA family protein codes for MRLFGPLYARALTWARHPRALYYLCGLSFVEAFIFPIMPEVMLAPMMLGKRHKAFFYANISLLFSLLGSLVGYALGHWAFHALSPLLDSLHLLAPIEKGVDNLRMQMNQHWLGLMVVLALAALQPVVPMKFVTWAAGIVGVPIVPFLVCMAVGRGKRVWLLALLIRLFGERAERILHKHIERIGWAALIILAALAAWWFLSR; via the coding sequence ATGCGTCTGTTTGGACCGTTGTATGCGCGCGCACTGACGTGGGCGCGCCACCCCCGGGCTTTGTATTACCTGTGCGGCCTGAGCTTCGTCGAGGCCTTCATCTTCCCGATCATGCCGGAAGTGATGCTTGCGCCGATGATGCTGGGCAAGCGCCACAAGGCGTTTTTCTACGCCAACATCAGCCTGCTGTTCTCGCTGCTGGGTTCGCTGGTGGGCTATGCGCTGGGCCATTGGGCTTTCCATGCCTTGTCGCCATTGCTCGACAGCCTGCACTTGCTCGCGCCCATTGAAAAGGGCGTGGACAACCTGCGAATGCAGATGAACCAGCATTGGCTGGGTCTGATGGTGGTGCTGGCGCTGGCTGCGCTGCAGCCGGTGGTGCCGATGAAGTTCGTCACCTGGGCGGCGGGTATCGTCGGCGTGCCGATCGTCCCGTTCCTGGTGTGCATGGCGGTGGGGCGTGGCAAGCGCGTGTGGTTGCTGGCGCTGCTTATTCGTCTTTTCGGCGAGCGTGCCGAGCGCATCCTGCACAAGCACATCGAGCGCATTGGCTGGGCGGCGCTGATCATCCTGGCAGCGTTGGCGGCATGGTGGTTCCTGTCGCGCTGA